Sequence from the Bos javanicus breed banteng chromosome 11, ARS-OSU_banteng_1.0, whole genome shotgun sequence genome:
TGTGGAAAATACTGGGGAGTATTTTCCACTTGGGGATCTGGGCAATGTGTATTCGAGAGTACTTAGTCTATTTTGTGTAACCATTTCTATAAATTGCAGCAATTACATTCCCTCTAACTTTTCTATTGATGCACTGTTTCAGGGCATTTCACAGAAGAGTCATGGCTTCGGTTCAAAACAGAATCCTTAGCACAGATTCCAGGAAGGCAGATTCCATTTTAGGCAAAACAACATTTATAAAAAATACCAACTACAAACAAATACCACAGATCTTACAAAGATAGTTATCAAAGAGAATACAGATTCACACAGAGCTCATTCCAGAAACACAGACTGCTGTAACATTATTTAGCCACACTCAGCAgtttttctaagtattttgtGAAATAAAACCTATAGAAACCAACTGATACTCAATGCTTCGTATACTGTGGGTGAATGACAAACATATAATGGAAGAATTGATAATCATGAAGGTCTGAAAGCAAAAACTAGACATCCTGAGACTTCTCTGTGGTCCagcatgcttccactgcaaagggcatgggttccatccctggtcaaggaactaagatcccacatgcagcgagGCGTGGCCAGTAactaaccctgatgctggagaagactgagggcaggaggagaagggggcaacagaggatgagatggttggatggcatcatcgactcaatgggcatgaatgtcagcaaactttgggagatggtgaaggacaaaggaTGGCACctggttgctgcagtccatgggggtcacaaagaactgaacaacaacaacaaaactaattgttttaaaaaaaacaacaaaaaacatggtATCCTGCTTCAAAACCAAAGGTGTTAGGGAGGGTGGCAGGGTCAGGGAATTCAGACTGGGTTGCCCAGAGGCTGCTCTTTCAGCCACTCAGGGGAATCCTGGCGCTGACATCAGAGCTcattatcttttagttttatatataactCGATGGGGAAAACAATTTCATTATCAGTGCCCAAGATGAATCAAGCCCTTCTCTGTAAACCCTTGTTATCCTAGAATAAAATCCAACCTTTATTGTGGCCTACCGGCCTCTTAATGATTTCACTTCTGTTCACCCCTCTCCCCTACCTTTATCTCCTGCCACATTCTCACTGACCTCCGCTCTGGCCCGTTAGTGTCTGCTCTTCCCTCAACAGACCACCAAAACTCTGTGTTTACTCTTCATCCTATGCCCCTCACCAGGAATTCTCTAGCTTCTCAGTGTGTTTTATTCTCCTCCAAAGCCTTGAAACTCTGCCAGGGCTTTCTTTACCTTGTCCGTTACTGTAGCTCCAGGGCCTCGAACTGTAACTGGTACCCAACAGGTCCTCAACTAAGCTTCCTTCACTGGCACTCTCAGAGACTATATAAACTCAAACCCTGTAATAAATCCCTTTTTGCTTAAACTAGCTAGAGTGAATTCTGTTGTTGAAtcctgatcagtgcagaataggaCACCAGAATTGGGCATGGGAAGCAAAGTCGAGGCCTTGGAAAGGCAGGCTACCTGACTGGTTGGGTCTGAAGGCCGGGGGATCTAATTACCATCAGTGGCTGTAACCCTGGTGAATGGATACCCAGTGATGAACCAATTAAGTACATAATCGCGTGTGGTCATCTGTAATAAAGTGCCTATTCAGGGCAGGGTTTTGCTGGACTGAAAGTGATCAAACAAAACCGGAACACATAGGAAAGTAATAAAAGTGAGGTTGGGCTGGTTGTGTCTCACTTCGCTggaaaaattgaagaaaacaaaaggatagCTTTAAGTAAGGCTTTGATGTTTTGGTTCGAGGCACAGTTAGGAGACCGGAAGTTTCAATGTTTGCccttatttcttgtgtttttaagACTTGCTCCACTGACCACTGGGATTATCCCAGAAGTGACTGAAAAATCGGACACTGAGAATAGTCCTGCTGGGTGCTAAATGACAAAACAAATTGAATTTATGTGAAGTTAATTAATTTCTCAGTTAATTAACTGAGACATACACTTTGAGAAATGAAATGCGACACTTGGGAGTATTCACGGAACTAAGAGCATCCCAACCTCCTGCCaaatatcccttcttttttacttatttactttttggccacacctcatggcatgtgggctcttagttctctgactagggatcaaacctcttgcagtggaagcgtggagtctaaaccactggacctctagggaagtcccaaacgTCTCTTCTTACATGAAGTAGCCCTCAAACTTGTATGGAGACTGGTCTTGCCTTGTGGAGGGCCCCTCACGATCTCACTCGAGGCAGCTGTAAAACATGGGTGCTGTCAATTCTCCTCAAGGCTCCTTTCCCTGCCACCCGTCAATGTCTCCAAACTTTGACTAAAGTCAGATCTCAGCCTGTTCCAAAGGGCCTACTACAAagtcaaagagaagaaaagaagatttGCACAGCGAAGAGAACTCTAAAAAGTGGCCAATCTATACTGGAGAATGTACGTGGAAATGGATTTCCTAGTGTCGGACCAGAAAGGAGGAAACACGACGTTACACTCGGCTGATTATAAACAGTTATGGGCACGCTTCCTATGGAGCCTGGCTCAATAAACTGCTTGGAGCAGCCAGGAGTGAGAGAAGGTGATTGCTGAATTGGTTGATCAGAATCTGGGTTAGATGGGTGCCTGTGCCAAATGAAATTGCAATGCTGGAAGTTCATTAgtaaaatgaagaggaagaaatcCAAAGTTTTGGGGAGATAGGAGTGTTGGAGAGGATTTATCACATGCAACATGCTCATCTACTTCCCAGCTATGTCACTTCAAAGTATTAATGGTAGCAGTaatctatgaaaagtgaaagtcatgtcctactcttccatggaattctccaggccagaatactggagtgggtagcctttcccttttccaggggtcttcccaacccagggattgaacccaggtctccagcattacaggcagattctttgccagctgagctacaagggaagcccaagaatactggagtgggtagcctatcctttctccagcagatcttcctgaccaaggaatcgaactggggtctcctgcactgcaggcagattctttaccaactgagctatcagggaagcctgtgtttGTCCCCAAATCTGCAGTATTGCTTTCAGTTTTCTATTTGGTGCCAGACACTTCTACTAGGCTCCTCCTACCACAACTGCCTTCATtccttggctcagaacctactggttcttcttccattttctagTGTATCtatccgagaaggcaatggcaccccactcaagtactcttgcctggaaaatcccatggacggaggagcctggtaggctgcagtccatggggttgctaagagtcgggcaagactgagtgacttcactttcacttttcactttcatgcattggagaaggaaatggcaacccactccagtactcttggctggagaatcccagggacgggggagcctggtgggctgctgtctatggggtcgcacagagtcggacatgactgaagcgacttagcagcagcagcagcagtgtatctaTTTCCACTATCCAGTTAGGAAATGGGGAAACAGCCCCCAGGATGGATTCGTGGACCTGACAGGACTACCATGGGATGGATTCAGGTTAAATTTCACTGGGGACTCTCAATAAGCTTCCCATCCCCACAATACTGCTGAACCACAGTAACTTTCAAAGTTACTGGTGATTGGCTTTACTTCAGAGCATGATTCAGAGATTCCTGAGAGATTGGGTAGCTCTCTTTTCCCAGTACACAACTATCCTGGTAAATATTTGGTCACAGGCCATTCGggaagaggctgctgctgctgctaagtcgcttcagtcgtgtccgactctgtgagatcccatagacggcagcccaccaggcttccccgtccctgggattctccaggcaagaacactggagtgggttgccatttccttctccaatgcatgaaagtgaaaagtgaaagtgaagtcactcagtcgtgtccgactctagcgaccccatggactgcagcctaccaggctcctccgtccatgggattttccaggtaagagtactggagtggggtgccattgccttctccggggataGGCTAAGAGGAAGAATTAAGTACACACACATGATGTCAATGCAGGGCTATTCCCCAAGGATAGCTGCCTCCTTCACGAGGCCCTGGGTCTTGGCTATTATGATGTGCTTatacactaagtcacttcagtagtgtccaactctttgcaaccctatgaaccatagcccaccaagctcctctgtccatgggattctccaggcaagaatactggagtgggttgccatttccttctccaggggaatcttcctgacccagggatcaaacctgcatctcttgcatctcctgcattgggaggcgggttctttaccactggggcttcccttgtggctcagctggtaaagaacctgcctgcaatgaaggagacctgggttcgatccctgggttgggaagatcccttggagaagagaatggctacccactccagtattcttgctggaaatcccatggacagaggagccttgcaagctacagtccatgggatcgcaaagagtcagacacgactgagtgactttcactttcacttcactttaccactagcgccacctggggctATTACGGTGGCTGAAGCCAAGCCTCTAGTTTATGTAGAAAAGAACTTTAGAGACCTGCCCATCTATCTTGTGTGGGAGAACCCATGGTCAGATCAAATCATTCTGATCACCACGCTGGCTCTGTTGTCTATTACAGGAACTTCTGGACATGCAGTACTCCTTCCTGGCCTCTGTCACCCAGGGACCCCATCATTCCTAGGAAACCAGGATGTCATTTCAAAGGAAGACTCTCCCTGCTTCAGCATGTGGGACATGCTGCTGCTCTTCTGGCTAAAGCACTTCTCAGTGCTCATGATTCACTCCCACCCCTCCACCAACCCACACCCATAGCTTTACAGGAAATTACCTATGATCAGTTTGCTGAGaaggaaattaattcttttataTGTCCATCACACCTAGGTAAAGacgaatttaaaaaaaataaattgaaacctGATTTACAGACGTACATGCTGTGCTGTTGCCAGCCAGAAGTGGAGAGCAGTAGTTTTAAAAGACCATTTATAATTAATTGTTCCCTTATATATCTAATTCTTCactagattttaaatttcttgatgGTAGGACTGTTCTACTATGTATAGTGCAACGACAGTGAAGGGAATCTTTCCTGTTGGTAGGTGGTAATTTCTATCACATTACCAATTAACTTACCTCCTGGACCTATTTTGAACAGAGAAGGATTTTAGAGAATGGGAAtgtattatttcaaatttaatCAGATGACACCAGTTGCAGTTGCTTTACATACATGTAGTTTCTTCGATAtatcaacttgaatcagccataggtatatgtatgtcccctccctcttgaacctccctcctaccccctttttttctaatttatttatttttagttggaggataattgctttacaatattgtgttggtacATGCAGTTTCTTAACTGCAGCAAATCAAACACAGTCTCAGGGCTTACTCTGCAGCTATTGATCTAACAAATACTTTTCCCTCTATTAAAAAAGTAGAGGAAACCAGTTGCTTTCATTTGGCAGGGGAAGCAGTACATTTTCACCATCTTACTTCAGTGTTGAATTAGCTCTTCTTTGTGATATAATTTAGTCCTCAAGTCTCTAGACAATCTCACCATCTCACAGCTCATCCCGAACATCCATTACCTTGATCATCTTATATCTATACACCAGTTATTTCTTCGAACTGTGAATTTACCCTGATAAacaatgaagctgaagctccaatactttggccacctgatatgaacagccgactcactgaaaaagaccctgatgctgggaaagattgagggcaagaggagaagggggcgacagaggatgagacggttggatggcatcactgactattagagtttgcgcaagctccgggacagtgaagcctggcgtgctgccgtccacggggttgcaaacagttggattcaacttagctactgaacaaacAATGGTCCCATAGGCTTGGTATGTATGCTGTTTAGTTGTTTACCTCTGGTTGCTATTCATTGGGTTTATACTCTTTGGGATGTTGAAGATTTTGGGAAGGGAGTGAAAgcagacaaatattttaaattaatcataGTTCTCTGGAAGTAGCCAGCATTTCATAGAAAGAGTGGTGGGCCTGCATTGTTCCTATCTGCATTCCTTCATGTAGATCCAAGTCTTAGGGCTGACCCAAAGCACGCTGTATACCCTGGCACTGCTAAATACACTAGTAAAACAcacttagtcgttcagttgtgtccgactcttttcgaccccatgaattgtatgtagcccaccaggctcctctgtccatggggattctccaggcaagagtactggagtgggttaccatgccctgcTCACACTAAACACACCAAATATACTTTCCAAAGGAAAGCAGTGGAGTTCAGAGATCTCTGTGGTTGCTAAATACATACAAGACAAATGAGTTACTCAACTATGCCTTGTTCTTTCTTGCATCTGTGCATTCCACCAAGATCGCCCACCCAGCCAGTTCTTCCCCTTTTCAAAGTCTCAGCCCAAATGTGTCCTTCTCCGCAGAAACTTCCCTGATTCCCTGGGACCAACAGAGACTGGAGCTGTTCTTCTGTATCCGAAGCATTGTTGGTAACTcaattttcactgtcatttgtaaTGGCTACTTTGAGTATCGGTTTCTTCATTAGATTTTAAGCTTCTTGAGCACAGGATTGTGCCATTATATCTTTCTAGCCTCTGCACTAGCAGAAGTGTTcagtaaaatatttctgaagtgaatgaatgaatcaaagcATGCTCCACACTAAGGAGGCTATTAGGATGAATTAGATATGAGTTCTGCACTCAAAGGAAGAGAGAGTATGCACTTAAACACCTGTAAGGTAGTAAGTGCCAAGTACCGTAACAgggatgaaaataaaatttcacggATATTCAAAGGAGGGAAGCAATACCATTCAGAAAAAGGAATCTCACAGATAGTCAGAATGTCTAGGATTTCACATTCTAGAGATAATGATACAGATAGGGAAAGAGGACACAAAGTTAGGAGGAAAAGCATAAGCTAAGTCCTACAGGCAGTGGACTTCCTTCCTTtcacagaaggaagaaagagatgttcagttcagttaaactGGTACATGGATTGAATGTATTATAGGTTTTATTTTCAGGGCCTTGAACAATGCATGATATTAAGCATCCATGTCTAACTTTATGAAAATGtatgttaatttataaattaatttatatttaaattaaacaaCAAATCTGTCCTCTAAAGCCAACATACAAAACCCTATTTAGCTCAAAGTAAAGTTGAAATATGAATTAATTCATTCCTTTAATTCATTCCTTTAAccgttttttaaattattaagaaaaattttttttggttatgccttgaggcatgtgggatcttagttccccaaccagggatggaacccacaccctctgcactggaagtacagggtcttaaccacaggaccaccagggaagtctctaaaattaatttctattttaaaagtaaaattagaaaattagagatgccaagggaacatttcatgcaaagatgggcacaataacggacagaaacggtatggacctaacagaagcagaagatattaagaagaggtggtaagaatacacagaaggactataaaaacaaggtcttaatgacccagataaccatgatggtgtggtcattcacctagagccagatatcctggagtgaagtcaagtgggccttaggaagcattatgacaaacaaagctagtggaggtgagggaattccagttgagctattccaaatcctaaaagatgatgctgtgaaagtgctgcactcagtatgccagcaaatttgaacaactcagcagtggccacaggactggaaaaggtcagttttctttctaatcccaaagaagggcaatgccaaagaatgttcaaactaccgcacaactgaaCTCATTAAACATGCTAGCAATATAATGCTAAAATAtacttcaagctaggtttcaacagtacataaaccaagaacttccagatgtaccagctggatttagaaaaggcagaggaaccagagaccaaattgccaacatctactaaatcataggaaaagcaagggaattccagaaaaacatctaccctgcttcattaactacactaaagcctttgactgtgtggatcacaacaaactgtggaaaattcttaaagagatgggactacctgaccaccttatctgcctcctacAGAGATTTCCatacagagaaatctgtatgcaggtcaagaagcaacagttagaactggacatggaacaacagactggttcaaaactgggaaaagagtaggtcaaggctgtatattgtcaccttgcttatttaacttatattgagagtacatcaagagaaacgctgggctggaagaagcacaggctggaataaagattgctgggggaaatatcaataacctcagacatgcagatgacaccacccttatggcagaaagtgaagaggaactaaaaagcctcttgatgaaagtgaaagtggagagtgaaaaagttggcttaaagctcaacattcagacaacgaagatcatggcatccagtcccatcacttcatgggaaatagatggggaaacagtggaaacagtgtcagactttatttttctgggctcccaaatcactgaagatggtgattgcagccatgaaattaaaagacgcttactccttggaaggaaagttatgcccaacctagacagcatattaaaaagcagagatattactttgccaacaaaagtccatctagtcaaggctatggtttttccagtggtcatgtatagatgtgagaggtggactataaagaaagctgagcgcagaataATTGATggtttgaactgtagtgttggagaagactcttgagagtcccttggactgcaaggagatccaaccagtccattctaaaggagatcagtcctggatgttctttggaaggactgatgttgaagctgaaactccaatactttggccacctcatgcgaagagttgactcattggaaaagactctgatgctgggagggattgggggcaggaggagaaggggatgacagaggatgagatggttggacggcatcactgactcgatggacgtgggtttgggtggactctgggagttggtgatggacagggaggccttgtgtgctgcgattcatggggttgcaaagagtcggacacgactgagcgactgaactgaactgaactgaatcttttaaaaaatttgatttgCAAAatctacatatgtatgtatgaaatGATATTAATTCTTCATTTGGCAAAGATTCACCCAATTTGCCActtcttttttagttttgtttacatACTTTTTGTCAAAGGGACTCTCTAAAACTAATATGACATTATTTGGCAGTTGaagttgcatttcttcttctttaaaaaatttcttggtTTAGTTGAACTTTCtcaactatggctgattcatgttgaagtttgacagaaaataacaaaattctataaagcaattatcgttcaattgaaaaataaataagttcacaaaggaaaaaaaaaccattgGCATTCTGATTAGATTTTTGTGCAATATATAAATCAGGAAGGAAgccaaaatataataatgaatacTTCCATCCAGAAATATatgttcatttaaataaaatcctTTGTGTATCTCagttttgtaattgtttttaggCAAAGTTTTAACATCTTTTGTATCTTTATTCCTAAACACTTTTATTGTTGACATTTGAATGGGATCCTTTTCCATTAGATTTTCTACAGTACTGATTGATACAAAAGCTATTACTTTTTGTGTACAGAATTTAGAGTGctatacatacaaacatatatatgtacatatatatatatacacatacacacagatatatgtatatatatgtatatgaaaactGAATTCCATTTGTTTTAGTAACTCTAGGTAATTCTGTTAGACTACAATAATATCATGCAAATAATGGAAATTTTATCTTGTTTTCCGAAGTTTTAAAtcctatttgtttttcttagtaCATTATGCTGGCTAGAGTTCTCATGTTTTATTTCTCACTTTAATGATGGTTTCTCTAGTGCTTTATCATTGAATATAAAATTTGCAGTCAATTTGGAGAAGttgtatgtctgtatgtgtgtgtgtgtgtgtttgtgtgtataaaaagtattttagTTCTAGTTTGCTAAGGTTTTTTTTCCACCAAATAATCAGGAGAAGATGTTGAATTTATCAACTGACTTTCCAAATTTTATCAAACAagtattttttctcctttaactttAGTGAATTATATGAAAGAACTATGGTTCATTCCTTGAATTCGGACAATCTAACATATAACTTTGAATCACTCTGAAATACATATAGCTTTGAAATACATTGTAATTTGTATTTGCAGTAGATTTGTCTATTAAATACTATACATTATTCCTCTAAGTTAACATTACCTTTGGTTAATATTCATTTACCCTTTGAGCACATCCTGAGATTGGAGAGAAAGAGCCAGCAGATGCAAACAGGCAGAAGGGGGCTCAGATCTGAAATTTGCCATCGTTAATcccccacttcaatattcttgcctttagaaccccatgaacagtatgaaaaggcaaaaagataggacaatgaaagatgaattcctagggctggtaggtgcccaatatgctactggagatcagtggagaaataatttcagaaagaatgaagagatggagccaaagcaaaagcaacacccagttgtggatgtgactggtgatggaagtaaagtctgatactataaagagcaatattgcataggaacctggaatgttaggtccatgaatcaaggcaaattggaagtggtcaaataggagatggcaagagtgaacatcgagattttaggaatcagtgacctaaaatggactggaatgggtgaatttaactcagatgaccattatatatactactgtgggcaagaatctcttaaaagaaatggagtagccatcatagtcatcaaaagagtctgaaatgcagtacttggatgcaatctcaaaaatgacacaatgatctctgttcgtttccaaagcaaaccattcactatcacggtaatccaagtctatgccccaaccagtaatgctgaggaagctgaacggttctatgaagacctacaagaccttttagaattaacacccaaaaaaggtgtccttttcattataggggactggaattcaaaagtaggaagtcaagagctacctggagtaataggaaatttggccttggagtacagaatgaagcacggcaaaggctaattgagttttgccaagagaatgcagtggtcatagcaaacaccctctcccaataacacaagagaagactacatcaccagatggtcaacaccgaaatcagactgattatattctttgcagccaaagatggagaagctctatacagtcagcaaaaacaagaccaggagctgactgtggctcagatcatgaatttcttattgccaaattcagacttatattgaaaaaCATAGGGAAGCTTTTCATGAAGATGGCGCCGAAGGCAAAGAAGGAAGCCCCTGCTCCTCCTAAAgctgaagccaaagcaaaggctTTGAAGGCCAAGAAAGCAGTGTTGAAAGGTGTCCacagccacaaaaaaaagaagatccGGACATCGCCCACCTTCCGGCAGCCCAAAACACTGCGGCTCAGGAGGCAGCCCAAATATCCTCGGAAGAGCGCCCCTAGGAGAAACAAActttaccactatgccatcaTCAAATTCCCCCTCACCACCGAGTCAGCCATGAATAAAATAGAAGACAACAACACACTGGTATTCATTGTGGATGTCAAGGCCAACAAGCACCAAATTAAACAGGCTGTGAAGAAGCTCTATGACATTGACGTGGCTAAGGTCAATACTCTGATCAGGCCTGATGGAGAGAAGAAGGCATATGTTCGACTGGCCCCTGACTATGATGCTTTGGATGTTGCCAACAAAATTGGCATCATCTAAACTGAGTCCAGCTGGCTAAttccaaatataaaagttttcactataaaaaaaaaagaaaagaaaaacatagggaAAACTACTCGACCATTCAGATATAACCTAAAtgaaatctcttatgattatacagtggaagtgaca
This genomic interval carries:
- the LOC133256917 gene encoding large ribosomal subunit protein uL23-like — encoded protein: MKMAPKAKKEAPAPPKAEAKAKALKAKKAVLKGVHSHKKKKIRTSPTFRQPKTLRLRRQPKYPRKSAPRRNKLYHYAIIKFPLTTESAMNKIEDNNTLVFIVDVKANKHQIKQAVKKLYDIDVAKVNTLIRPDGEKKAYVRLAPDYDALDVANKIGII